In the genome of Thermoplasmata archaeon, one region contains:
- a CDS encoding type IV pilin, which produces MKVVLREEESGVSEVVGTILILAMTVVLFSTIIIWVSSIPTPVAQTRVDILATLNPTYTLQGGSQVEQGDWINMTHQGGEPMSAGSTLIYVQDQRGSSPTTTSVIRIAAYRIVNGSVSYGMLDGTGQSWNVGQRFSYFSKFLRSTDTVTVTVVDTTRSVVLWTSVLTPPAGSRPPIFLNVYAARNNLGTPLPVQTGSPFYVFAQVIDPDGPQDLNRNSVNASLTYFYGSPSCAQPLQMYDDGPSANHGDAVANDGIFTLYRPNDCTASATAGMDGSIVLFSAKDNENHLATTRMILHVIPGPTGGNNNGGGLGGSGRPPNLRWNGNQGYNIFNASQWDTYGYAASPTRTFKGADTVVVVVGSASLVNVYGVDQFTLLDPFSGNPAQSVVYGASKTVTSASIPSTTSSFSFYQFVNGYYIYSYRFKLNDAGSVGVNYYTPPPQYPRYYYFASYPLSVLLTDSQNDRFTTTDAINITADNGNLRAFPSIRTFSDPAFRNPSTVFSSTAIVYVQVNMLTVDANGSNEVGKVFFGNVQIKDFAGGQQLNRAPTGGIYANLPICPPKGSCGSSAIALWSDAGTVSYRFSINLARVNQDPWVAGLQNYGLTITSIKDSDESYAAVSSQLQIQAPLYKMDLAIGDDEGANPAWASHVYSVFYQDFNGFDAWKPLAFDVCSGGQSTSGVQGGGNGKCPTASNVELAYGDFWHDGTLGIAESFVSSSTPVVIYRRAVDATGAIVYLPVFYDPSPPSTCTAIAAGDLTGNGLPSVVCGGANGWIWYYANNGNWTRTYVDQPGSGSQINTISIGDFNGDVWNDIAVGGASGYLKWYPNLGYGRFQNTGISDNWFAGTEQTLKGNVTSGSYLSTYVQDGIYEQVTEGPLNFSLRSGSTVNPSFNNSAANWTFASAYNGATGAAQPAGGNPSGAYAQVTAPFHASSTVAGYWYQPFTVTGSSPFTASLSLNYEITTNTASNGVTMAAFVNATCNRPPASASSAAWTSGPITTARGWTVVSNVNVGSLITTKPMSNPATYCLEVVMYAAFGSGTVGSSVGGFDNVLLTWSSTAGSASALEQYWRFGVLPTRPGTAFTFNLIGHETGSTTPPEFDNFTIAYSTNVVGTDPTTGTYTTMFTVTGTSDVSYTFAMPASVAGKTVWIRALDTNRVVAASPSYDTIYVDKMWINANTPSGTTGVTLTADGSTINMVDAQSSLGNGFSDLVAGTSNGNVYKWMGSAGGLTASGLWYAAGTSVSGVKFGNFTTSFPGLAIGLSFGTTVRIIRGDVANTVIQSSLPAFSPSSTITAFAVGDINGDGWDDVAIGTSGGGVYLWENLGQGTSWTYAVTVTQAGSPVFSLILGDTTNSQYVGR; this is translated from the coding sequence ATGAAAGTCGTACTGCGCGAAGAGGAGTCCGGTGTTTCGGAAGTCGTCGGCACGATCTTGATCTTGGCGATGACCGTGGTCCTGTTCTCCACGATCATCATCTGGGTCTCCAGCATCCCGACGCCCGTCGCCCAGACCCGGGTCGACATCCTGGCGACCCTGAACCCCACGTACACGTTGCAGGGGGGTTCGCAGGTCGAGCAGGGCGACTGGATCAACATGACGCACCAGGGCGGCGAGCCCATGTCCGCCGGAAGCACGCTCATCTACGTACAAGACCAGCGGGGCTCGAGTCCGACGACCACGTCCGTGATCCGCATCGCGGCGTATCGGATCGTGAACGGCTCCGTCTCCTACGGCATGCTCGACGGTACCGGCCAGAGCTGGAACGTGGGTCAGCGCTTCTCGTACTTCAGCAAGTTCCTGCGCTCCACGGACACGGTGACCGTGACGGTCGTCGACACGACCCGGAGCGTCGTCTTGTGGACCTCGGTCCTGACCCCGCCCGCGGGCTCACGTCCCCCGATCTTCCTCAACGTGTACGCGGCGCGGAACAACCTGGGCACGCCGCTCCCCGTGCAGACGGGATCGCCCTTCTACGTCTTCGCGCAGGTCATCGACCCCGACGGTCCCCAGGATCTGAACCGCAATTCGGTGAATGCCTCGCTCACGTACTTCTACGGCTCCCCGAGCTGCGCGCAACCCCTTCAGATGTATGACGACGGTCCCTCCGCGAACCACGGGGACGCCGTCGCGAACGACGGCATCTTCACCCTCTACCGCCCGAACGATTGCACAGCGAGCGCCACGGCCGGGATGGACGGGTCCATCGTCCTCTTCAGCGCGAAGGACAACGAGAACCACTTGGCCACGACCCGGATGATCCTCCACGTGATTCCCGGCCCGACGGGCGGCAACAACAACGGCGGCGGCCTGGGTGGCAGCGGCCGGCCCCCGAACCTGCGCTGGAACGGCAACCAGGGCTACAACATCTTCAACGCGTCCCAGTGGGACACGTACGGCTATGCGGCATCCCCGACCCGGACCTTCAAGGGGGCCGACACGGTGGTCGTGGTCGTCGGGAGCGCGAGCCTGGTGAACGTGTACGGGGTCGACCAGTTCACGCTCCTCGACCCGTTCAGCGGCAACCCCGCTCAGTCCGTGGTGTACGGCGCGTCGAAGACGGTCACCTCCGCGAGCATCCCGTCCACGACCTCCTCCTTCAGCTTCTACCAGTTCGTGAACGGCTACTACATCTACAGCTACCGGTTCAAGCTCAACGACGCGGGCTCCGTGGGGGTCAACTACTACACGCCGCCGCCCCAGTACCCCCGCTACTACTACTTCGCGAGCTACCCGCTTTCCGTCCTCCTGACGGACAGCCAGAACGACCGGTTCACGACCACGGACGCGATCAATATCACCGCGGACAACGGCAATCTCCGCGCGTTCCCGTCCATCCGGACCTTCTCGGACCCCGCGTTCCGGAACCCGTCCACCGTGTTCAGCTCCACGGCGATCGTCTACGTCCAGGTGAACATGCTCACCGTGGACGCGAACGGCAGCAACGAGGTCGGCAAGGTGTTCTTCGGGAACGTCCAGATCAAGGACTTCGCGGGCGGCCAGCAGCTCAACCGGGCGCCGACCGGCGGGATCTACGCGAACCTGCCCATTTGCCCGCCCAAGGGCTCGTGCGGCTCGAGCGCCATCGCGCTCTGGAGCGACGCGGGGACCGTGAGCTACCGGTTCTCGATCAACCTGGCTCGTGTCAACCAGGACCCATGGGTCGCGGGCCTGCAAAACTACGGCTTGACGATCACGTCGATCAAGGACTCCGATGAGTCGTACGCGGCGGTGTCGTCCCAGCTCCAGATCCAGGCGCCCCTCTACAAGATGGACCTCGCCATCGGCGACGACGAAGGGGCGAATCCCGCCTGGGCGAGCCACGTCTACTCGGTCTTCTACCAGGACTTCAACGGCTTCGACGCGTGGAAGCCGCTCGCCTTCGATGTGTGTTCGGGCGGTCAGTCCACCTCCGGGGTCCAGGGCGGCGGCAACGGGAAGTGCCCGACCGCGAGCAACGTGGAGCTCGCGTACGGCGATTTCTGGCATGACGGCACCTTGGGGATTGCCGAGAGCTTCGTGTCGAGCAGCACTCCGGTGGTCATCTACCGGCGGGCCGTGGATGCGACCGGCGCGATCGTCTACCTGCCCGTGTTCTACGACCCGTCCCCGCCCTCCACCTGCACGGCCATCGCGGCCGGGGACCTGACCGGAAACGGGTTGCCCTCCGTCGTCTGCGGCGGCGCCAACGGCTGGATCTGGTACTACGCGAACAACGGCAACTGGACGCGGACCTACGTCGACCAGCCCGGGAGCGGCTCCCAGATCAACACGATTTCCATCGGGGACTTCAACGGTGACGTCTGGAACGACATCGCCGTCGGCGGAGCCTCCGGGTACCTCAAATGGTATCCGAACCTGGGCTACGGCCGCTTCCAGAACACGGGCATCAGCGACAACTGGTTTGCGGGGACCGAGCAGACCCTCAAGGGAAACGTCACCTCGGGTAGCTACCTGAGCACGTACGTCCAGGACGGCATCTACGAGCAGGTGACCGAGGGACCCCTCAACTTCTCCCTCCGGAGCGGCTCGACGGTGAACCCGAGCTTCAACAACTCGGCCGCAAACTGGACCTTCGCCTCGGCCTACAACGGAGCCACGGGCGCAGCCCAGCCCGCGGGCGGTAACCCCTCCGGGGCCTACGCCCAGGTGACCGCGCCCTTCCACGCGAGCAGCACGGTCGCGGGATACTGGTACCAACCCTTCACGGTGACCGGTTCGTCTCCGTTCACCGCGTCGCTCTCCCTGAACTACGAGATCACGACGAACACGGCGTCGAACGGGGTAACCATGGCGGCCTTCGTGAACGCGACCTGCAACAGGCCGCCGGCGTCCGCCTCGTCCGCGGCATGGACCTCGGGCCCCATCACGACGGCCCGGGGATGGACGGTCGTCTCGAACGTGAACGTGGGATCCCTGATCACGACGAAGCCGATGTCGAACCCGGCGACCTACTGCTTGGAGGTCGTCATGTACGCGGCCTTCGGGAGCGGGACCGTGGGGAGCTCCGTGGGCGGCTTTGACAACGTCCTGCTCACGTGGTCCTCGACCGCGGGCTCCGCGAGCGCCCTCGAACAATACTGGCGGTTCGGCGTGCTCCCGACGCGGCCCGGCACGGCCTTCACGTTCAACCTGATCGGGCATGAGACGGGAAGCACGACGCCTCCGGAGTTCGACAACTTCACGATCGCGTACTCCACGAACGTGGTCGGGACGGACCCCACGACGGGCACGTACACCACGATGTTCACGGTGACCGGCACCTCGGACGTGAGCTACACGTTCGCCATGCCGGCCAGCGTCGCCGGGAAGACGGTGTGGATTCGGGCCCTCGATACGAACCGGGTCGTCGCGGCATCCCCGAGCTACGACACGATTTACGTGGACAAGATGTGGATCAACGCGAACACGCCGTCGGGAACCACGGGCGTCACGCTCACGGCGGACGGTTCCACGATCAACATGGTCGACGCCCAATCCTCCCTCGGGAACGGGTTCTCCGACCTGGTCGCGGGCACCTCGAACGGGAACGTGTACAAGTGGATGGGCAGCGCGGGCGGCCTCACGGCCAGCGGGCTGTGGTACGCCGCAGGCACCTCGGTGTCCGGAGTGAAGTTCGGCAACTTCACGACGAGCTTCCCGGGGCTCGCGATCGGCCTCTCCTTCGGCACGACCGTCCGGATCATTCGCGGCGACGTGGCGAACACGGTGATTCAGAGCAGCCTCCCCGCGTTCAGCCCGAGCAGCACGATCACCGCGTTCGCGGTCGGTGACATCAACGGGGATGGCTGGGATGACGTCGCGATCGGGACGAGCGGCGGCGGTGTCTACCTCTGGGAGAACCTGGGCCAGGGCACGTCGTGGACGTACGCCGTGACCGTGACCCAAGCGGGCTCCCCGGTGTTCTCGCTCATCCTCGGGGACACGACGAACTCGCAGTACGTCGGGCGCTAA
- a CDS encoding transcriptional regulator, with protein MKRDQLIDSVREVLAKTGFFLSEPHGERGLCFDFVARRDNLLLIVKVLQNVDALSKATAEELKNIARSLRGSPAVLGERTGTGALEPGVIYSRFDVPILSRKTFLDFFEEGVPPFVYSAPGGLYVKLDSEALRALRERGQMSLGTLAEIAGVSRRTIQMYLEGMSASMEVASRLEAVLREPLVLPMDPFALIAAAESVAPSPARLEAFERELFQRLERLGYSVLPTVRSPFDGLARHEETTYLAGVESADTKLEKKATIVSNIGRVVEKDAVMFVEHRTLRLSIRGLPVIAREELRKVKDRDAVEDLIAERKG; from the coding sequence GTGAAGCGGGACCAGCTCATCGACTCGGTGCGCGAGGTGCTCGCGAAGACGGGATTCTTCCTCTCCGAGCCGCACGGGGAACGCGGGCTCTGCTTCGACTTCGTCGCGCGCCGGGACAATCTCCTCCTGATCGTCAAGGTGCTCCAGAACGTGGATGCGCTCAGCAAGGCGACTGCGGAGGAGCTCAAGAACATCGCCCGCAGCCTGCGCGGTTCGCCCGCGGTCCTCGGGGAGCGCACGGGCACGGGGGCGCTCGAGCCCGGCGTGATCTACAGTCGCTTCGACGTCCCGATCCTCTCGCGCAAGACGTTCCTGGACTTCTTTGAGGAGGGCGTGCCACCGTTCGTGTACTCGGCCCCCGGCGGACTCTACGTCAAGCTGGACTCGGAGGCCCTCCGGGCCCTGCGGGAGCGGGGGCAGATGTCCCTCGGTACGCTCGCCGAGATCGCCGGCGTCTCCCGGCGCACGATCCAGATGTACCTGGAAGGGATGTCCGCGTCCATGGAGGTGGCCTCCCGCCTCGAGGCGGTCCTCCGCGAGCCCCTCGTCCTCCCGATGGACCCGTTCGCCCTCATCGCGGCGGCCGAGAGCGTGGCGCCCTCGCCCGCCCGGCTCGAGGCGTTCGAGCGCGAACTCTTCCAGCGCCTGGAGCGCCTCGGCTACAGCGTCCTCCCGACGGTCCGGAGCCCGTTCGACGGGCTCGCACGCCACGAGGAGACCACGTACCTGGCGGGCGTGGAATCCGCAGACACGAAGCTGGAGAAGAAGGCCACGATCGTGTCCAACATCGGCCGGGTCGTGGAGAAGGACGCGGTCATGTTCGTCGAGCACCGCACCCTGCGCCTGAGCATCCGCGGCCTCCCGGTGATCGCCCGGGAGGAGCTCCGCAAGGTGAAGGACCGGGACGCGGTGGAGGACCTGATCGCGGAGAGGAAGGGCTGA
- the endA gene encoding tRNA-intron lyase has protein sequence MPGELREGRVTVDDPAEASVLYNRGYFGTPRAGGGLDLAPLEAVYLVEAERLEVRRRGKTVPLGQLFRAAGAGAFEIRYLVYRDLRQRGYVVEPREGVVDFHVLPRGGAPRKTPSLYWVRALSERAVFDLAELLERADEAASVRKTLLLGLVDEESDVTYYAVREASPRGHLPPPKVQPPVPAYFQGDRAVVLDEAHAQALHEAGYFGKIVGRRLQLSLLETAFLLKAGLLEVRNAETDRRIGLARLLKEAKTIQPDFVVRLRAYEDLTARGVIAKTGFKYGAHFRAYEGDPEVHHAKYLVHVVPKGHRGAWPEISRAVRLAHGVKKQILFGEVGDDVRYVKLERVRP, from the coding sequence ATGCCGGGGGAACTCCGCGAGGGCCGGGTGACCGTGGACGATCCCGCGGAGGCGAGCGTCCTCTACAACCGCGGCTACTTCGGGACTCCCCGCGCGGGCGGTGGCCTCGACCTCGCTCCGCTCGAGGCCGTGTACCTCGTGGAGGCGGAGCGGCTCGAGGTGCGTCGCCGAGGGAAGACGGTCCCCCTGGGCCAGCTCTTCCGCGCGGCGGGGGCGGGCGCCTTCGAAATCCGCTACCTCGTGTACCGGGATCTGCGGCAGCGCGGCTACGTGGTCGAACCCCGGGAGGGCGTCGTGGACTTCCACGTCCTCCCCCGAGGCGGAGCGCCGCGAAAGACCCCGAGCCTCTACTGGGTGCGGGCCCTGAGCGAGCGCGCGGTCTTCGACCTGGCCGAGCTCTTGGAGCGGGCGGACGAGGCCGCCTCCGTGCGTAAGACACTCCTCCTGGGCCTCGTGGACGAGGAATCCGACGTTACGTACTACGCCGTCCGAGAAGCGTCGCCTCGCGGGCATCTGCCTCCCCCGAAGGTCCAGCCCCCCGTCCCCGCGTACTTCCAGGGAGACCGCGCGGTCGTCCTCGACGAAGCCCACGCCCAGGCGCTCCACGAGGCCGGGTACTTCGGCAAGATCGTGGGCCGGCGTCTCCAGCTCAGCCTCTTGGAGACGGCGTTCCTGCTCAAGGCGGGACTCCTCGAGGTCCGCAACGCGGAGACGGACCGGCGGATCGGGCTCGCCCGCCTCCTCAAGGAGGCGAAGACCATCCAACCGGACTTCGTCGTGCGCCTGCGGGCGTACGAGGACCTCACGGCCCGCGGCGTGATCGCCAAGACGGGCTTCAAGTACGGGGCCCACTTCCGGGCCTACGAAGGCGATCCCGAGGTCCACCACGCGAAGTACCTCGTCCACGTGGTCCCCAAGGGCCACCGGGGCGCCTGGCCCGAGATCAGCCGCGCCGTGCGCCTCGCCCACGGCGTGAAGAAGCAGATCCTGTTCGGCGAAGTGGGCGACGACGTGCGGTACGTGAAGCTGGAACGCGTGCGACCGTAG
- a CDS encoding HAD family hydrolase, translating to MHVFLDLWGVLLDSDRMQEEYGRRLARRMAERFGGPEDRWLQAHTAAWTEYVRAVDSADWSRGSWAATVADLDARFALRLLERAGAAWRPSDALAFSRELERETMSTVDARFPDARRAIERLRAAGHRVYVTTQATDSNARGALAGAGLLDAVDAVFTGTSQDAPKTGTRYWTGVLSTVNAPPHDCVVVDDRADYLQASATMGCLGLLLDRDGIYEPEMIPRFVRATLRNLAGLPHFVDVLASERDRTST from the coding sequence GTGCACGTCTTCCTCGACCTCTGGGGCGTCCTCCTCGACTCCGACAGGATGCAGGAGGAGTACGGGCGCCGGCTCGCCCGCCGGATGGCGGAACGCTTCGGCGGTCCCGAGGACCGATGGCTCCAGGCCCACACGGCGGCGTGGACGGAGTACGTGCGCGCGGTGGACTCGGCGGACTGGAGCCGCGGGTCGTGGGCGGCGACCGTGGCGGATCTGGACGCGCGCTTCGCGCTGCGCCTGCTGGAACGGGCCGGGGCCGCGTGGCGACCCTCGGACGCCTTGGCGTTCTCGCGGGAGCTCGAGCGGGAGACCATGTCCACCGTGGACGCCCGATTCCCGGACGCTCGCAGGGCGATCGAGCGGCTCCGTGCGGCGGGCCACCGGGTCTACGTAACCACGCAGGCCACGGACTCGAACGCCCGGGGAGCCCTCGCGGGTGCGGGGCTCTTGGATGCCGTGGACGCGGTCTTCACGGGAACGTCCCAGGACGCACCCAAGACGGGTACGCGGTACTGGACCGGCGTCTTGTCGACGGTGAACGCGCCGCCGCACGACTGCGTCGTGGTCGACGACCGGGCGGACTACCTCCAGGCCTCCGCGACGATGGGCTGCCTCGGACTCCTCCTCGACCGCGACGGGATCTACGAGCCCGAGATGATTCCGCGGTTCGTCCGGGCCACCCTCCGGAACTTGGCCGGTCTGCCCCACTTCGTGGACGTCCTCGCATCGGAGAGGGATCGTACCTCTACTTAG
- a CDS encoding DUF1028 domain-containing protein, giving the protein MRTPRPSTFSIVAFDPRTKDLGVAVESRFVSVGAVVPWAEAGVGAIATQSFANTAFGPRGIALLKKGAHPREALKRLTAKDPMAAQRQVGVVDARGRAASYTGDECFEWAGGLVGRNYACQGNILAGEDVVKGMARAFESTEGDLPVRLLAALHAGQRAGGDRRGQQSAALLVVRAKGGYGGLNDRWVDVRVDDHPAPIDELTRIFNIYDVTLLNRESPTDVLPLTPPLVKELQRGLTRLGYYRGPASGRYDKATRAGFEAWAGINNFENKLPSGGKIWGSIYRVFRSQLGSTEA; this is encoded by the coding sequence ATGCGGACGCCGCGGCCCTCCACGTTCAGCATCGTGGCCTTCGACCCGAGGACGAAGGACCTCGGCGTGGCGGTCGAGTCCCGCTTCGTCTCCGTGGGCGCGGTCGTGCCGTGGGCGGAGGCCGGGGTCGGCGCGATCGCGACGCAGTCCTTCGCGAACACCGCCTTCGGTCCCCGGGGCATCGCCCTCCTGAAGAAGGGCGCCCATCCCCGGGAGGCGCTCAAGCGCCTGACCGCGAAGGACCCCATGGCGGCCCAGCGCCAGGTCGGCGTGGTCGACGCCCGCGGCCGCGCGGCCTCGTACACAGGCGACGAATGCTTCGAGTGGGCGGGCGGCCTCGTCGGGCGGAACTACGCGTGCCAGGGGAACATCCTGGCGGGCGAGGACGTCGTCAAGGGCATGGCCCGCGCGTTCGAGTCCACGGAGGGGGACCTCCCGGTCCGACTCCTCGCGGCCCTCCACGCGGGGCAGCGGGCGGGGGGCGACCGCCGCGGCCAGCAGTCCGCCGCGCTCCTCGTCGTGCGCGCGAAGGGAGGCTACGGGGGGCTCAACGACCGGTGGGTCGACGTGCGCGTGGACGACCATCCCGCGCCGATCGACGAGCTCACCCGGATCTTCAACATCTACGACGTGACCCTCCTGAATCGGGAAAGTCCCACGGACGTGCTCCCCCTCACCCCGCCTTTGGTCAAGGAGCTGCAGCGCGGCCTCACTCGGCTCGGCTACTACCGCGGCCCCGCCTCGGGTCGGTACGACAAGGCGACGCGCGCGGGGTTCGAGGCCTGGGCGGGCATCAACAACTTCGAGAACAAACTGCCCTCGGGCGGCAAGATCTGGGGCAGCATCTACCGCGTGTTCCGTTCCCAGCTGGGATCGACCGAGGCGTGA
- a CDS encoding amidohydrolase, producing MAGDADLLLLGGRIFTAASSRAWASAMAIRGDRLLAVGTDAQAERWSGRKSRRIDLRGRVVVPGFVDAHTHLADAAAELGWTRLEHARSLNAAVDALRRAAADTPPGAWVLGTGWDEAKWPERRYPTREDLDRASTRHPVVARRVDCHMAVLNTMALARAEALRGTRGFEVDTAGRTTGVLKEDAFVAFAASYAAGEDGVRRGLERIAGRAHRLGITSIHDVVDLAAWRAYQAARRAGRLRLRVYAMPRDALLPAFAASGTATGLGDAWLRLGAIKVFSDGSLGAYTAALGQDYAGRPGDRGVLVHTRAELREILGSAHRAGFQTATHALGDEAIRQVVEALEDVQAVSPRKDARHRIEHYELPDDDVLRRTRAAGIVVCAQPNFVGQWSGPGDVYATRLGRDRASKNNPYRQILRRGIPLCFGSDGMPYGPLYGVHWAVNGFFEDQHISPEEAVRAYTAGGAYASFEERTKGSLEAGKLADFVVLAGDPFAEPDRIRRCRIASTWLGGVCVYSARTRR from the coding sequence ATGGCGGGCGACGCGGACCTGCTCCTGCTCGGCGGACGGATCTTCACGGCCGCCTCGTCCCGAGCCTGGGCGAGCGCGATGGCGATTCGCGGCGACCGCCTTCTGGCCGTGGGCACGGACGCCCAGGCGGAGCGCTGGTCCGGACGGAAGAGCCGTCGGATCGACCTCCGCGGACGCGTGGTCGTCCCCGGGTTCGTCGACGCGCACACGCACCTCGCCGACGCGGCGGCCGAGCTGGGCTGGACGCGTCTCGAGCACGCGAGGAGCCTCAATGCGGCGGTGGACGCACTTCGGCGGGCCGCGGCAGACACGCCGCCCGGGGCATGGGTCCTGGGCACGGGCTGGGACGAGGCCAAGTGGCCGGAGCGTCGGTATCCAACCCGGGAGGACCTGGACCGCGCGTCGACTCGCCACCCTGTCGTGGCGCGGCGCGTGGACTGCCACATGGCGGTCCTCAACACGATGGCGTTGGCGCGGGCCGAGGCTCTGCGCGGCACGCGGGGATTCGAAGTGGACACGGCGGGCCGAACCACGGGCGTCCTCAAGGAGGACGCGTTCGTCGCGTTCGCGGCGTCGTACGCGGCCGGCGAGGACGGGGTCCGCCGCGGCCTCGAACGCATCGCAGGACGGGCCCACCGACTGGGCATCACCTCGATCCACGACGTCGTCGACCTCGCCGCGTGGCGGGCGTACCAGGCCGCGCGGCGCGCGGGACGCCTCCGGCTCCGTGTGTACGCGATGCCGCGGGACGCCCTGCTGCCTGCCTTCGCGGCGTCCGGGACGGCAACCGGTCTCGGCGACGCCTGGCTCCGCCTCGGGGCGATCAAGGTCTTCTCCGACGGCTCCCTGGGCGCGTACACGGCGGCCCTGGGACAGGACTACGCAGGGCGGCCCGGCGACCGCGGCGTGCTTGTCCACACGCGCGCCGAGCTCCGGGAGATCCTGGGGTCCGCCCACCGTGCGGGGTTCCAGACCGCGACCCACGCCTTGGGGGACGAGGCCATCCGCCAGGTCGTCGAGGCGCTCGAGGACGTGCAGGCCGTGAGCCCTCGAAAGGACGCCCGCCACCGGATCGAGCACTACGAGCTCCCGGACGACGACGTGCTACGGCGGACCCGCGCCGCAGGCATCGTGGTCTGTGCCCAGCCCAACTTCGTGGGGCAATGGAGCGGGCCCGGGGACGTGTATGCGACACGGCTGGGGCGCGACCGCGCCTCGAAGAACAACCCGTACCGCCAAATCCTCCGGCGGGGCATCCCCCTGTGCTTCGGTTCGGACGGCATGCCCTACGGACCCCTGTACGGGGTCCACTGGGCCGTGAACGGGTTCTTCGAGGACCAGCACATCTCGCCGGAGGAGGCCGTGCGCGCGTACACGGCCGGCGGCGCATACGCCTCGTTCGAGGAGCGAACCAAGGGGAGCCTGGAAGCGGGGAAGCTCGCCGATTTCGTCGTCCTGGCCGGGGACCCGTTCGCGGAACCGGATCGGATCCGGCGGTGCCGGATCGCGTCGACATGGCTCGGCGGCGTGTGCGTGTACTCGGCCCGGACCCGCCGCTAG
- a CDS encoding aminotransferase class I/II-fold pyridoxal phosphate-dependent enzyme produces MGSVRDAGKASAPLGFRIDDPRVSERVQRFPESVIREMTRVAAAHGAVNLSQGYPDFDPPRELLAAAKTALENGYNQYSTTWGAPELREAIARKARSFNGIDADQELNLVVTCGSTEAMMAAMLSLVNPGDEVVVFEPFYENYGPDAVMSGATPRYVRMEWPDWRIDEERLKQSFTPRTKAVIVNTPNNPTGKVFSRQELRLLADLCSDHDVVAVTDEIYEHILYDGARHVSLAAVGDMFERTITISGLSKTYSATGWRVGWAIAPKTLADAMRRIHDFLTVGAPHPLQIAAATALDLPESYYENLARQYRAKRDRFVRGLQSAGLDCRAPRGAYYVMADFSGFPFEDDWAFAMYLVERLGVATVPGSSFYGNSGDGAGYVRFMFSKKDETLEEALRRLEPLRDLR; encoded by the coding sequence ATGGGAAGCGTGCGGGACGCAGGGAAGGCGAGCGCACCGCTTGGATTCCGGATCGACGATCCGCGGGTCTCGGAACGCGTCCAGCGGTTTCCCGAGAGCGTGATCCGGGAGATGACCCGAGTCGCGGCGGCCCATGGCGCCGTGAACCTGTCCCAAGGGTACCCGGACTTCGACCCGCCGCGGGAGCTCCTCGCCGCGGCGAAGACCGCCCTGGAGAACGGGTACAACCAGTACTCGACGACCTGGGGCGCTCCGGAGCTGCGGGAGGCGATTGCGCGGAAGGCGAGAAGCTTCAACGGGATTGACGCGGACCAGGAACTGAACCTGGTCGTGACGTGCGGGTCGACCGAGGCGATGATGGCCGCCATGCTCTCCCTCGTGAACCCGGGCGACGAGGTCGTCGTCTTTGAACCGTTCTACGAGAACTACGGGCCCGATGCGGTCATGAGCGGCGCGACCCCGCGCTATGTGCGGATGGAGTGGCCGGACTGGCGCATCGACGAGGAACGCCTCAAGCAATCCTTCACGCCGCGCACGAAGGCCGTGATCGTGAACACGCCGAACAACCCAACGGGCAAGGTGTTCTCCAGGCAAGAGCTGCGCCTCCTGGCCGACCTGTGCTCCGACCACGACGTCGTCGCGGTCACGGACGAGATCTACGAGCACATCCTGTACGACGGCGCGCGCCACGTCTCCCTCGCTGCAGTCGGCGACATGTTCGAGCGGACAATCACGATCAGCGGCCTATCGAAGACGTACAGCGCGACGGGGTGGCGCGTGGGATGGGCCATCGCGCCGAAGACCCTCGCCGATGCCATGCGCCGGATCCACGACTTCCTGACCGTGGGCGCGCCGCATCCCCTCCAGATCGCCGCGGCCACGGCGCTCGACCTGCCGGAGTCGTACTACGAGAACCTGGCGAGGCAGTACCGCGCGAAGCGGGATCGGTTCGTCCGCGGCCTGCAGTCCGCCGGCTTGGACTGCCGGGCGCCCCGCGGCGCGTACTACGTGATGGCCGATTTCTCCGGGTTCCCGTTCGAGGACGACTGGGCGTTTGCCATGTACCTGGTCGAGCGCCTCGGCGTGGCCACGGTCCCGGGGAGCAGCTTCTACGGCAATTCGGGGGACGGCGCCGGCTACGTCCGGTTCATGTTCTCCAAAAAGGATGAGACGCTCGAGGAGGCCCTCCGGCGCCTCGAGCCGCTGCGGGACCTCCGGTAG